The Verrucomicrobium spinosum DSM 4136 = JCM 18804 DNA segment GAAACCCTGCAAAACATCGCCCGGCACAGCGGAGCCAAAAGCGTGGTGATTTCCTTTACCCGCGAAGGCCGGCTCTTGGTGGTGCGCATCAAGGATGATGGCAAAGGGCTGCCCAAGGCGGGGGAGAACCCAACCCCTGGCAATGGCCTGGAAAACATGCGACAGCGGGCGCGTTCCCTGAGGGGTGAGGTGCGGTTGATTTCTCCTGAGGACGGTGGCTGTGAAGTCCAGATCCGGGTGCCTTGGCCCGTGTAAGCCAGTGATGAAAGCGGTACCCTGCCCCCCGGACATTCGTGAGTTGCAATTCCCACCTTCCCGAACAAGCCTTCGCCCATGCCCCTGCCCCGCGTCTGGATCGTTGAAGACAATGCCGTGTACCGCGGCGCGGTGGCCCGTGCCCTGACCGCCACCGGGGAGCTCCATTGCGAAGAACAGTTTGGCACGGGCAGGGCTCTCATGCAGGCCATCCAAGAGCGACTCCCCCCTCAGATCGTCCTGCTGGATGCCGGGCTGCCCGATGGCAGCGGCATCGATCTCCTGCCTGCGATGCGTGACCGCGCCCCCGACTGCCGGGTGCTCATGCTCACCGTGTTTGAGGATGCCGCCAAGATCACCCAGGCCATTTGCAACGGAGCCCAGGGTTATCTCCTGAAAAACTCGTCGATCGAGGAAATTATCAGTGGCATCCAGCAATCTCTGAAGGGCGGGGTGCCCATGACCCCATGCATTGCCCACCAGGTGCTGGAGTTGTTTTCCCGCTTCGCCCCGCGGCATGCGGACTACGGCTTGAGCACACGGGAAAGAGAAACACTGGAACTGATGGTGCAGGGATTCATCCGCAAGGAGATCGCCGACCGGCTCAACCTCAGCCTGCACACGGTGGACACCTATCTGCGCGGCGTGTACCGCAAGCTGGAGGTGAACACCCGCACGGGGGCCGTGGCCAAGGCACTGAAGGAGGGCTTGGTTTGACCCGAGCCACCGCACCGAAGCTGGATGAGAGCACCTCGGCGGGGCTTGATCTGCTCAGGGGGCTGCTGGCCGTGCTGGTGCTGCTTTCCCACGCCTTCCGCCAGACGGTGACGCGCAGTGAGTGGGCAATGAGTGACTCTCTTCTGATGCGTGTGCTCCATGCCTCCGTGGGGCAGGGCCTGGTATGGGTCATGGGCTTCTTTGTCATCTCCGGCCTCTGCATCCAGATGAGCATCCGCCACAGTCTGGAGACGGGGACATGGAGTTTCAGCGACTACCTACGTGCCCGGTTCAGCCGTATCTACCCGTTCTTCCTGGTGGGCATCGCCGCATGCCTTCTCGCGGAATGGCTCAACCCCAGACCCGACCAGTTCAGCTGGGGTAAGGTGGCGGGATACTTCTTCATGCTCCAGGGGGTCACCGGCTACACGGAGCACTTTGCCCCCTCATGGAGCCTCACCAACGAATGCCTCTACTACCTGGCGTGGCCTCTGATCCTGACGGCGTGTCGATTTCACTCGGCGCGGGCTTGGTGGGCTGGTATTGCCATCACGTTTCTTGTCACTGGCGGTCTCGTCTTTTGGTGGCTTGCAGAAGGCAAGCCTCGTGGACCAGTGAATGAATCCTGGACCGTCACCGTCCGTTTTCTGGTCTGGCTTGTCGGCGTGGGGCTCTATGAACGC contains these protein-coding regions:
- a CDS encoding response regulator transcription factor, whose amino-acid sequence is MPLPRVWIVEDNAVYRGAVARALTATGELHCEEQFGTGRALMQAIQERLPPQIVLLDAGLPDGSGIDLLPAMRDRAPDCRVLMLTVFEDAAKITQAICNGAQGYLLKNSSIEEIISGIQQSLKGGVPMTPCIAHQVLELFSRFAPRHADYGLSTRERETLELMVQGFIRKEIADRLNLSLHTVDTYLRGVYRKLEVNTRTGAVAKALKEGLV
- a CDS encoding acyltransferase family protein, translating into MTRATAPKLDESTSAGLDLLRGLLAVLVLLSHAFRQTVTRSEWAMSDSLLMRVLHASVGQGLVWVMGFFVISGLCIQMSIRHSLETGTWSFSDYLRARFSRIYPFFLVGIAACLLAEWLNPRPDQFSWGKVAGYFFMLQGVTGYTEHFAPSWSLTNECLYYLAWPLILTACRFHSARAWWAGIAITFLVTGGLVFWWLAEGKPRGPVNESWTVTVRFLVWLVGVGLYERWTAMTSSRKSGSAGNWLFPAVVLAFLALYTAFWLYSRRVFLLHGLELVAGIGFAFLILRLRDATWLREPRWKKLAHTLGIWSYPLYLLHQPVIGLTDLLFKPGAVLAGSPVLISGPVFIATPLIVCWLLGAPLERRLLSWRKSWLNASTTPKSPL